One Elaeis guineensis isolate ETL-2024a chromosome 10, EG11, whole genome shotgun sequence genomic window carries:
- the LOC105034081 gene encoding iron-sulfur cluster assembly SufBD family protein ycf24, producing the protein MAASSSLLSPPSIAAPPIRNPNRNRANSSLLDRGLGLGLGLGFLPYRTLARPTKPSLRIRAVQTDRRPSRPPGGGGDSGDDPIQRFLKRDYKWGFVSDIESFSIPKGLSEDTVRSISALKGEPEWMLRFRLDALRRFLSLREPRWSDNRYAPIDFQSICYYSEPKRKPKLHSLEEADPELLATFDRLGIPLNEQKRLANVAVDAVFDSTSIATTHREALAEKGVIFCSISEAIREYPDLVRRYLGRVVPPGDNYYAALNSAVFSDGSFCYIPKDTISPMEISTYFRINDRETGQFERTLIIAEERSYVSYLEGCTAPSYDKNQLHAAVVELYCAEGAEIKYSTVQNWYAGDEEGNGGIFNFVTKRGLCDGDRSKISWTQVETGSAITWKYPSVVLKGNDTVGEFYSVALTKDYQQADTGTKMIHVGKNSRSRIISKGISAGKSRNCYRGLVQVQPQAENARNFSQCDSMLIGDTAGANTYPYIQVKNPSARVEHEASTSKIGEDQLFYFQQRGIDHEKAVAAMIGGFCRDVFDKLPLEFASEVNALMNLKLEGSVG; encoded by the exons ATGGCCGCCTCTTCTTCTCTGCTCTCCCCTCCGTCGATCGCCGCCCCCCCAATCCGAAACCCTAATAGAAACAGAGCGAATTCCTCGCTTCTCGATcgagggctagggctagggctagggctaggtttCCTACCCTATCGAACCTTAGCCCGCCCCACGAAACCCTCCCTCCGTATTCGTGCCGTCCAGACCGACCGCCGGCCTAGCCGCCCTCCCGGCGGTGGCGGCGACTCCGGCGATGACCCTATCCAGCGATTCCTGAAGCGGGACTACAAGTGGGGCTTCGTCTCGGACATCGAGTCCTTCTCAATCCCCAAGGGTCTCTCGGAGGACACCGTCCGCTCTATCTCGGCCCTCAAGGGCGAGCCCGAGTGGATGCTCCGCTTCCGCCTTGACGCTCTCCGCCGCTTTCTCTCCCTCCGCGAGCCCCGGTGGTCGGACAACCGCTACGCCCCCATCGACTTCCAGTCCATCTGCTACTACTCCGAACCCAAGCGCAAACCCAAGCTCCACTCCCTCGAGGAGGCCGACCCCGAGCTCCTCGCCACCTTCGACCGTCTCGGCATCCCACTCAACGAGCAGAAGCGCCTCGCCAACGTCGCCGTCGACGCCGTCTTCGACTCGACCTCCATCGCCACCACCCACCGCGAGGCCCTTGCCGAGAAAGGCGTCATCTTTTGCTCCATCTCCGAGGCCATCCGCGAGTACCCCGACCTCGTCCGTCGCTACCTTGGGAGGGTCGTGCCTCCGGGGGACAACTATTACGCCGCCCTCAATTCGGCCGTCTTCAGCGACGGCTCCTTCTGCTACATCCCCAAGGACACCATCTCGCCCATGGAGATCTCGACCTACTTCCGGATCAATGACCGGGAGACGGGCCAGTTCGAGAGGACACTTATAATTGCCGAAGAGCGGAGCTATGTGAGCTACTTGGAGGGCTGCACGGCGCCGTCCTACGACAAGAACCAGCTCCACGCCGCGGTGGTGGAGCTGTACTGCGCTGAGGGGGCCGAGATCAAGTACTCCACGGTGCAGAATTGGTATGCAGGGGACGAGGAAGGGAATGGTGGAATCTTCAATTTCGTGACAAAGAGGGGCCTTTGTGATGGTGATCGGTCCAAGATTTCGTGGACCCAGGTGGAAACTGGGTCTGCGATAACGTGGAAGTACCCGAGTGTGGTTCTGAAGGGGAATGATACGGTGGGTGAGTTCTACTCGGTGGCCCTGACAAAGGATTATCAGCAGGCTGACACTGGAACAAAGATGATTCATGTAGGGAAGAATTCGAGGAGTAGGATCATTTCCAAGGGTATCTCAGCAGGGAAGTCGAGGAATTGCTACCGTGGCCTTGTTCAGGTCCAGCCCCAGGCCGAAAATGCCCGGAATTTCTCACAGTGTGATTCTATGCTTATCGGCGACACAGCCGGCGCCAACACATATCCATACATACAG GTAAAGAACCCTTCAGCCCGTGTAGAGCATGAGGCAAGCACTTCCAAGATTGGCGAGGATCAGCTATTCTATTTTCAGCAGAGGGGAATTGATCATGAAAAGGCTGTTGCAGCCATGATTGGTGGATTCTGCAGGGATGTTTTTGACAAGCTTCCTCTAGAGTTTGCCTCAGAAGTGAATGCGCTAATGAATCTAAAGCTGGAGGGGTCTGTGGGATAA